The region cacacgcaccttgaacccaaaccatagcttgtgagcagccacaatgcgcagccgcaggtcctcactgagctcctttgtcttagccatgactgtccacaaactaactgcagaaagctgctgtttttcacctgttgagttgattaaaacagcggtTTCCAATTAATCcgagtaattaggatgctttagaaaagcttggactatttggaatggtatagaacttcggattttcccacagaagggtatgaataattttggactggacactttttgctcaaatgtaaataaaagctgagaaatgtttttttttttttttccacaataaggcctcttgtacatcgttttATCTTTTAGAGTCAACTATATCATTTccaatcaaaaaattacttgctggttgaataaaagtaactttgtcaaaaatttgccaggggtatgaataattatgggcagcattttacataatttgtttggctaacatggtGCAGAACCTtttttgctactttctaagtaaaataaaaaaaaaaaaaaaaaaaaaaaatcaattttaagggGTGTGTTGAATATTATAATTAAACTTACTGATTTTGATTCCTTCTGCtaatgtgagtttttttttttttttttttcccaatttctCTGTAGATGGAACACCAGGAAGAATGAGCAAACGCATCTACTGGATCACGgcaatcatttttttccttgtgcttTTTTTCACAGTTTCTTATGATTATCATTCCAATCTACACATCATCAATGCATTTACAGAACATATGAAAAATGGCAAACTGCTGAATAGTATGAACAAATGTTTCACTGAAGATCCGTGCCCACCAGTAAGAAAACCCAAACCTCTGACTGGAATGTGGACTATCAATGCTGGTGGACGTCTGGGCAATTACATGGGGGAGTATGCCACTCTTTATGCCCTTGCCAAAATGCATGGCCGTCAAGCCTATATTCTACCTGCTATGCACAACCAGCTGTCAAAGATGTTTAAAATAACATTACCTATGCTTCATAAAGACATTTTTAACAAAATCAAATGGAATACATATGAACTGCATGATTGGATGTCTGAAGAATACTGTAATATTCAAATGGATCATATCTACTTTATTAACGCCATATCTTCTTATACGTTCTATCATCATATTAAAGATGAAATTCTCAGAGAATATACATTCCACAACTTCATTAAAGAAGAGTCTTATGCCTACCTTGACAAAGTACGTGGGGACAAGAAAAATGTCACGTTTGTAGGGGTACATGTTCGTAGAGGAGACTATGTCCATGTCATGCCCAATAAATGGAAAGGGGTGGTTGCTGACAAAGGATATTTACAAAAGGCCACAGACTATTTCAGGAACAAGTATGAGAATCCACTTTTCATTGTGACCAGTAACGGGATGGATTGGTGTAAAGAGAACATGGATAATTCACGAGGAGATATACACTTTGCTGGGGATGGTCAAGAAGGATCTCCAGGCCGGGACTTTGCCCTCCTGGCCCATTGTAACCACACAATCATGACTATAGGGACCTTTGGTGTTTGGGCGGGGTACTTGGTAGGTGGAGAAATGGTTTACTTAACAAACTACACATTGCCGGACTCTCCTTTTCTTAAAGTTTTTAAATATGAAGCGGCCTTTCTCCCAGAATGGATTGGAATTCCTGCAGATCTTTCTCCTCTTctaaataaaggtggccactaatgatgcaatctttttcatccgattttaccaaatctaaggctcaacacacaccatacaatcttagttgttcaatcttaccactttcatgtagtataagagcttatccaatcaatcaaggtattttcaatctgttggctcttatactacatagatttggtaaatctataCAACCAagactgtatggtgtgtgttgaaccTAAGTAGTATAAAGGTTTCCATTAATGATATAATAAGCCGAACAATCGTTTATGAATGATTCTTTGTATGCACAATCgaaaatgatcatttgggaccactgcTGGGCAAAAAtgctcctaaccaatccaatcagattgatggcATCAGTATATGCAAAAttggatcaatttcattaatcggattggttaggaattttttttttccattaatggTCAAACGATTATTTCTGATCCTTCATACAAATAATGATTTGTAAAAGAttattcagcaaattgtattgttagtggccacctttaaaaagaacccgaggtgggttctaagaatcctaatagcacacagaggctgggtttgcatataatacccagcctctgctgctatacaatgcccccccccccccccgcgctctgcttgcccccataaatcaaatgctGTGTtagtgacacacagcgtgtcgatagccagctgtttacagctggatgtgtcactcttgccgctcccccgcctcctccatagtgcCGCtctccgcctgtgtcccttccctccaatcagcggggagggaagggagcggcgacatagaggaggcggggaagcggcgaGACAGACACATgaagaggtaaacagccggctagcgatgtcgctagcacggctgtgtgatttatgggggatagcagagtgcagggggggcctggggggaagctGTATAACAGAGGCtaagcattatatgcagacccagcctctatgtgctaataggattcttaaaacccacctcgggttctctttaaagaaaatgtgtAAGTTTCATTGTTAACAAACATATTGTTAAATAAACATCTCCCTGTCCTGGTCCCATCTGTGCCGGTTTTGTTGCTCTCCGTCGTGATCCTGGcttaaaaaaagcagtttaataAACTGTTTATACACAATAAAAATGGCAGCGACTTCAGAACTATGTCCAGGCAGAGCGGCAAGCATGTgagccagggctgggccgaggcataggctggagaggctccagcctcagggcgcagtgtaggagggggcgcagaattcattcagctgtcattcctaattgtgtttgaagcagaaagaaataagaaaaggggatacttggcagtgactgcaagccatataactagatattaatgtgttggggaggttgtgggccctgtggcgcctcttagtctaatagcaatcagtgtgtgacggctggggtggcagggatggaggggcgcactttggtgtctc is a window of Hyperolius riggenbachi isolate aHypRig1 chromosome 6, aHypRig1.pri, whole genome shotgun sequence DNA encoding:
- the LOC137522865 gene encoding galactoside alpha-(1,2)-fucosyltransferase 2-like gives rise to the protein MSKRIYWITAIIFFLVLFFTVSYDYHSNLHIINAFTEHMKNGKLLNSMNKCFTEDPCPPVRKPKPLTGMWTINAGGRLGNYMGEYATLYALAKMHGRQAYILPAMHNQLSKMFKITLPMLHKDIFNKIKWNTYELHDWMSEEYCNIQMDHIYFINAISSYTFYHHIKDEILREYTFHNFIKEESYAYLDKVRGDKKNVTFVGVHVRRGDYVHVMPNKWKGVVADKGYLQKATDYFRNKYENPLFIVTSNGMDWCKENMDNSRGDIHFAGDGQEGSPGRDFALLAHCNHTIMTIGTFGVWAGYLVGGEMVYLTNYTLPDSPFLKVFKYEAAFLPEWIGIPADLSPLLNKGGH